A part of Rhopalosiphum maidis isolate BTI-1 chromosome 3, ASM367621v3, whole genome shotgun sequence genomic DNA contains:
- the LOC113557865 gene encoding uncharacterized protein LOC113557865: MIVALAFVKLENLDAAVDALAEYLSEEFHTLLEWFEDNYIGRVNRNGRGRRHARFPPDIWNLYNRVLNSQDRTNNYAEAANRRLNVEMGVCYPSIFFPNFSD; the protein is encoded by the coding sequence ATGATTGTTGCATTAGCGTTcgttaaattagaaaatcttGATGCTGCTGTTGACGCGTTGGCAGAATACCTTAGTGAAGAGTTTCATACTTTATTAGAATGGTTCGAAGACAACTATATTGGAAGGGTAAATAGAAATGGTAGAGGTAGACGCCACGCACGTTTTCCACCTGATATTTGGAACCTTTATAATAGAGTTTTAAATTCCCAAGATAGGACTAATAACTATGCAGAAGCTGCGAATAGACGACTTAATGTTGAAATGGGAGTATGCTATCCGTCAATcttttttccaaatttttccgac
- the LOC113556336 gene encoding dnaJ homolog shv, which yields MILNYVQFIVYNLLSFSILIYCHSNDYYEILNVPRTAKQNHIKSAFRKMAKQLHPDKNRDDPEASEKFSKLRNAYEVLSDERMRKDYDRCGEQCVKKDSMSAGHDPFASFFGDFGFHFDESPGQKEIPKGGTIVLDLHVSLEELYNGNFVQVTRNKPVIKPAHGTRQCNCRQEMITKQLGPGRFQMMQQNVCDECPNVKMVTEESMLEIEIEPGMKDGQETKFTAEGEPHIDGEPGDLIFKIKTTPHSVFERRGDDLYTNLTISLQDALIGFKTEITQLDGRKILIERTTVTWPGAKIRKKGEGMPNYENNNQHGYLVITIDVQFPKTDFTEQDKEDLKRILGENSINKLYNGLDGY from the exons atgattttgaattaCGTTCAATTCAtcgtttacaatttattgtcgttttccattttgatatattgcca ttCAAATGACTACTATGAAATATTGAACGTACCACGTACAGCCAAGCAGAATCATATAAAGTCAGCATTTAGAAAAATGGCTAAACAGCTTCATCCAGATAAAAATCGAGATGATCCAGAAGCTTcagaaaaattttcaaaattacgaAATGCCTATGAAGTATTATCTGATGAAAGAATGCGTAAAGATTATGATAGATGTGGTGAACAGTGTGTTAAAAAGGACAGCATGTCTGCTGGTCATGATCCGTTTGCCAGTTTCTTTGGAGACTTTGGTTTTCATTTTGATGAATCACCTGGACAAAAAGAAATTCCTAAAGGTGGAACTATAGTTCTTGATTTACATGTTTCTTTAGAAGAATTATACAATGGTAACTTTGTGCAG GTAACAAGAAACAAACCTGTTATAAAACCAGCTCATGGTACAAGACAATGTAATTGTCGCCAAGAAATGATCACTAAACAATTGGGGCCTGGAAGGTTTCAAATGATGCAACAAAATGTTTGTGATGAATGTCCTAACGTGaa aatggTTACTGAAGAAAGTATGTTAGAAATAGAAATAGAACCTGGTATGAAAGATGGACAAGAAACTAAGTTTACAGCAGAAGGAGAACCACACATTGATGGAGAACCAGGcgatcttatttttaaaataaaaacaacacctCATTCAGTTTTTGAAAGGAGAGGAGatgatttatatactaatCTAACTATTTCATTAcag GACGCATTAATTGGCTTCAAAACAGAGATAACCCAATTAGATGGTCGAAAAATTCTTATAGAACGAACTACTGTAACTTGGCCTGGAGcaaaaattcgtaaaaagGGTGAAGGCATGCCTAACTATGAAAACAATAACCAACATGGTTATCTCGTCATTACTATTGATGTCCAGTTTCCTAAAACTGATTTTACTGAACAAGATAAAGAag atctcAAAAGAATATTAGGTGAAAACtcgatcaataaattatacaatggtCTAGATGGATACTGA